In Portunus trituberculatus isolate SZX2019 chromosome 22, ASM1759143v1, whole genome shotgun sequence, one DNA window encodes the following:
- the LOC123507409 gene encoding endothelial differentiation-related factor 1-like isoform X2 translates to MSESDWDTVTVLRKKPQKSSQLKSEQAVNQARRSGLQVETSSKWAATNKQHGTSLNTAKLDRETEELKHEKVTVDVGRLIQKGRQSKGWTQKDLATGCVCEAKTRASHYSHPGARRSKSEPASSGSMCWIQEAVLQLGRPGTYSLQTLSCP, encoded by the exons atgtcagAGAGCGACTGGGACACCGTGACAGTGTTAAGAAAGAAACCTCAGAAGTCTTCGCAGCTGAAAAGTGAGCAG GCTGTCAATCAGGCCCGGAGAAGTGGCCTCCAGGTGGAAACCAGCTCAAAAT GGGCGGCCACCAACAAGCAACACGGCACCTCCCTTAACACGGCCAAGCTGGACCGAGAGACTGAGGAGCTGAAGCACGAGAAGGTGACTGTGGATGTGGGCAGACTCATTCAGAAGGGACGGCAGTCTAAGGGATGGACTCAGAAGGACCTTGCTACt GGTTGCGTCTGCGAGGCAAAGACAAGGGCCAGCCATTACAGCCACCCGGGAGCAAGAAGAAGTAAGAGTGAACCAGCTTCCTCAGGTTCTATGTGCTGGATACAGGAAGCTGTACTACAACTGGGCAGACCTGGCACCTACAGCTTACAGACCCTTAGTTGTCCTTAG
- the LOC123507409 gene encoding endothelial differentiation-related factor 1-like isoform X1, translating into MSESDWDTVTVLRKKPQKSSQLKSEQAVNQARRSGLQVETSSKYGAATNKQHGTSLNTAKLDRETEELKHEKVTVDVGRLIQKGRQSKGWTQKDLATGCVCEAKTRASHYSHPGARRSKSEPASSGSMCWIQEAVLQLGRPGTYSLQTLSCP; encoded by the exons atgtcagAGAGCGACTGGGACACCGTGACAGTGTTAAGAAAGAAACCTCAGAAGTCTTCGCAGCTGAAAAGTGAGCAG GCTGTCAATCAGGCCCGGAGAAGTGGCCTCCAGGTGGAAACCAGCTCAAAAT ATGGGGCGGCCACCAACAAGCAACACGGCACCTCCCTTAACACGGCCAAGCTGGACCGAGAGACTGAGGAGCTGAAGCACGAGAAGGTGACTGTGGATGTGGGCAGACTCATTCAGAAGGGACGGCAGTCTAAGGGATGGACTCAGAAGGACCTTGCTACt GGTTGCGTCTGCGAGGCAAAGACAAGGGCCAGCCATTACAGCCACCCGGGAGCAAGAAGAAGTAAGAGTGAACCAGCTTCCTCAGGTTCTATGTGCTGGATACAGGAAGCTGTACTACAACTGGGCAGACCTGGCACCTACAGCTTACAGACCCTTAGTTGTCCTTAG
- the LOC123507409 gene encoding endothelial differentiation-related factor 1-like isoform X3, with protein sequence MSESDWDTVTVLRKKPQKSSQLKSEQAVNQARRSGLQVETSSKYGAATNKQHGTSLNTAKLDRETEELKHEKVTVDVGRLIQKGRQSKGWTQKDLATHINEKPQVIQEYEQGKAVPNQSVLGKIERAIGLRLRGKDKGQPLQPPGSKKK encoded by the exons atgtcagAGAGCGACTGGGACACCGTGACAGTGTTAAGAAAGAAACCTCAGAAGTCTTCGCAGCTGAAAAGTGAGCAG GCTGTCAATCAGGCCCGGAGAAGTGGCCTCCAGGTGGAAACCAGCTCAAAAT ATGGGGCGGCCACCAACAAGCAACACGGCACCTCCCTTAACACGGCCAAGCTGGACCGAGAGACTGAGGAGCTGAAGCACGAGAAGGTGACTGTGGATGTGGGCAGACTCATTCAGAAGGGACGGCAGTCTAAGGGATGGACTCAGAAGGACCTTGCTACt CACATTAATGAGAAGCCACAGGTCATCCAGGAATACGAGCAGGGCAAGGCCGTGCCAAATCAGAGTGTCCTCGGAAAAATAGAGAGGGCCATCG GGTTGCGTCTGCGAGGCAAAGACAAGGGCCAGCCATTACAGCCACCCGGGAGCAAGAAGAAGTAA
- the LOC123507558 gene encoding uncharacterized protein LOC123507558, with protein MKCVLLVSLLCSWVVVSRGWVLWSREAPQADQPQQDEAESSGTEVLRMVEALGRELSDRAGQEDGWLSRYQDVAQAMEENNKASQELLSVSRMAVPVIWNLYMGNSIMFFMDSLWKGGGVAGHSFSTRGQVPPPPPKFLFVYPTELTADDTFVIQAVVVPTAEANVGFCAYFEPEEGEELDFDNGDIFFASHIRWHFDYGNSREIVFNDRYNGEWSRPEVTVGSDQWPDFTVGEKFIISVAKMGPCLSTTIMLGRDMHSNTPKHMSTFQFCPKQPRKDDPRKLWLTLNEDKTGAGEIQLHWLTWVPLRS; from the exons ATGAAGTGTGTGCtgcttgtctctcttctctgctcatGG GTGGTGGTGTCGAGGGGATGGGTGCTGTGGTCGAGGGAGGCTCCCCAAGCTGACCAGCCCCAACAAGACGAGGCAGAG AGCAGCGGGACGGAGGTGCTGCGAATGGTAGAGGCGCTGGGACGCGAGCTGAGTGACAGGGCGGGGCAGGAGGACGGGTGGCTCAGCAGGTACCAGGACGTGGCGCAGGCgatggaggaaaacaacaagGCCAGCCAGGAATTACTCTCCGTCAGTAG gATGGCGGTGCCGGTGATCTGGAACTTGTACATGGGAAATTCCATTATGTTCTTCATGGATTCGTTGTGGAAAGGGGGAGGCGTGGCGGGACATTCCTTCTCTACCAGGGGCCaggtgccgccgccgccgccaaagTTTTTGTTCGTGTATCCCACCGAGCTGACGGCGGACGATACATTCGTGATTCAGGCTGTGGTTGTGCCCACCGCCGAGGCCAa CGTTGGTTTCTGTGCGTACTTTGAgccagaagaaggagaggagctgGACTTTGATAATGGAGATATCTTCTTCGCGTCACACATCAGATGGCACTTCGACTACGGAAacagcag AGAGATAGTGTTCAATGACCGATACAATGGTGAGTGGTCTCGCCCCGAGGTGACTGTGGGCAGCGACCAGTGGCCTGACTTCACGGTTGGCGAGAAGTTCATTATCTCCGTGGCAAAG ATGGGACCGTGCCTCAGCACCACCATCATGCTGGGGCGGGATATGCATAGCAACACTCCCAAGCACATGTCAACCTTCCAGTTCTGTCCCAAG CAACCGAGGAAAGATGACCCGCGGAAGCTGTGGCTGACCCTGAACGAGGACAAGACTGGCGCTGGCGAGATCCAGCTGCACTGGCTTACCTGGGTGCCCTTGCGCTCATAG
- the LOC123507559 gene encoding uncharacterized protein LOC123507559, translating into MAPLRLILLVAVTCLLLAEARPRYLLVALPDSPPLVRHTRSLRQYQPSRPAPIQAYEQYVPVQVVEEESPEHLAQASDLYHHRADPYDHNDHVDYGAYTGGYGAFGWYSDHPVCINCGHYH; encoded by the exons ATGGCTCCGCTCAGACTG ATCCTGCTGGTGGCTGTCACCTGCCTGTTACTAGCTGAGGCTCGTCCCCGCTACCTGCTGGTAGCCCTGCCTGACTCCCCTCCCTTAGTGCGGCACACACGCTCCCTGCGCCAGTACCAGCCCTCCAGGCCCGCCCCTATCCAGGCCTACGAGCAATATGTTCCAGTgcaggtggtagaggaggagtcCCCGGAGCACCTGGCCCAGGCCTCGGACCTGTACCATCACCGCGCTGACCCTTACGACCACAATGACCATGTGGACTACGGCGCTTACACAGGAGGCTACGGAGCCTTCGGCTGGTACTCAGACCACCCCGTGTGTATCAACTGCGGCCATTACCACTGA